CTTCGCCGCCGCCCCCGCCACCGGTCTATCGCCGCGCCTACCGGCTCAGCGACGCGCATGTCCGCTGGTGCTACGACCGCTACCGGTCCTATCGCGCGTCCGACAATAGCTACCTAGCCTCCGGCAACATCCGTCGCGAATGCATCTCGCCCTACATGCGCTGAATGCCGAAACGGCGCGTCCCCATGGACGCGCCGTTCTGATAGCCGACCAGGCGAACGACCCCGCTCCGGCGGGGTTATTTCTTGCGGTTCATGAAGGCGACGAAGGCGGCGCGCGCCTCGTCGGATTTCAGGCGTTCGGCGAAATGCCGGCCCTCCTCGTCTATGCGGGCGACAACCTCGTCGCGTCTGCCCAAGAGAAGATCGCGCGCGATCCGCAGGGCTTGTGGCGGCTTGGCCGCGATCTCCTCGGCCTTGGCCAGCACCGTGGCCTCCAGCGCGTCTTCCGCGACGATCTCATAGATCAGCCCCGCCGCCTTGGCGCGCTCGGCGGAGAACCCCTCGCCCAGCGCCAGTAACGCGAAGGCATCCTGGCGGCCGACGATGCGCGGCACGATCAGGCTGGAGGCCGCTTCCGGCACCAGGCCGAGATCGACGAAAGGCGTGCGGAAGACCGTGCGCGGCGTGGCGAAAGTCAGGTCGCAGTGCAAATTGAGCGTGGTGCCGATGCCGACCGCGATACCATCGACGCCCGACAGCAGCGGCTTGCCGAATTTCGCCAGCACATGCAGGAAATCCCACACGTCGCGGCCACCATCGCCACCGGTCGCCATGGCCAGGAAATCGGCCATGTCGTTGCCGGCCGAGAAGGCGCCGGGCACGCCGAGGAAGACGCTGACGCGGATCGCCGGGTCGGCATCCGCCTCGGTCAGCGCCGCCAGCATCGCCAGGTACATGGCGCGGGTTAGCGCGTTTTTCTTGTCGGGGCGGTTCATGCGGATGATCTGAACGGCGCCGCGGCGCTCGACGATGATCTGGTCGGTCACGAATGAAATCCTCTTTCCTAGAATGCTCAGGCCGTGACCAGCGCCCGGGCGGCGGCGGCCAGGCTGTCGGCGCCGCCGACGACGCGGTCCTTGAGTGCTGCGGTCTCGCCCAACAGGTTTTCAGCGAAGAACCGACAAAGCGCGATGCGCGGCTCGGCCCCGGCCAGCCCGCCGCGCGCCAGATAGGCGCCGCCGGCGGCGAGTGAAACCAGCCGCAGATAAGGCGTGGCACCCGCCAGCGCCGTCTCCATGCCGCCATCGGCGGTGCACGCCTGCAGGAAGCGCGTCGCCTCGACGACGTCGGCCAGCGCGCGGTCGAGCAGGTCGGCGCTGCGGCCGAAACCGGGAAGGTTCGAGGTGCGGATCTCGGCCGCCACCGCCTTCAGCTCGTCGATATAGCCGTGGATGTGGGCGCCGCCGCCGAGCGGCAGCTTGCGAGCCACCAGGTCGATCGCCTGGATGCCGTTTGTGCCCTCGTAGATGGGCGCGATGCGGGCGTCGCGATAATAGGCGGCCGCGCCCGTCTCCTCGATGAAACCCATGCCGCCATGGATCTGCACGCCGATCGAGGCGACATCGACGCCGGTATCGGTGGAAAAGGCTTTGGCCAGCGGGGTCAGGAGATTGGCGCGGTCCTGCCAGTGGCAAGCCGCATCGCCCTCGGCGGCATGCGCCATGTCGAGCGCGTGGGCGCAGCAATAGCTGATCGAGCGCGCGATCTCAGTCAGCGCCTTCATGGTCAGCAAATTGCGCTGCACGTCGGCATGGTGGACGATCGGCGCCATGCCCTCGCAGGTATAATCGGCCGCCTTGCCCTGCCGGCGCTCATTGGCATAGGCCAGCGCCTTCTGATAAGCGGCCTCGGCCACCGCCACGCCCTGCATGCCGACGGCGAGGCGAGCGTTGTTCATCATGGTGAACATGCAGGCCAGGCCCTTGTTCTCCTGGCCGACCAGCCAGCCGATGGCGCCGGGCTTGGTGCCACCGAAGCCGTCGCCATAGATCATGGTGCAGGTGGGCGAGGCATGGATGCCGAGCTTGTGCTCGATGCCGGAGCAGAACACGTCGTTGCGAGCGCCGAGCGCGCCATCGTCGCCGACCAGGAATTTTGGCACCAGGAACAGGGAGATACCGCGCGTGCCGGCCGGTGCGTCAGGCAGCCGCGCCAGCACCAGATGTACGATGTTGTCGGTGAAATCGTGCTCGCCATAGGTGATGAAGATCTTCTGGCCGAAGATGCGGTAGGTGCCGTCGCCGGCGGGCTCGGCGCGGCTGCGCAGCGCGGCAAGGTCTGAACCGGCCTGCGGCTCGGTCAGGTTCATGGTGCCCATCCATTCGCCTGATACCAGCTTGGCTAGGTATTTGGCCTTGAGGTCGTCGGAGGCATGCTTGTGCAGTGCCTCCACCGCACCCATGGTCAGCGTCGGTCCGAGACCGAAGGCCATGGCGGCGGAGTTCCACATTTCCAGTGCTGCAACGCCCAGCATGTTGGGCAGCGCCTGGCCGCCGAATTCCTCGGGCCCGGACAGGCCGTTCCAGCCGCCTTCGATCCAGCGCCGGTAAAGATCCTTCCAGCCGGGCGGCATGGTGACGGCGGCATCCTTCAACACCGCGCCGGTCTCGTCGCCGATCTGGTAGAGCGGCGCCACCTCCTCCGTCGCGAAGCGGCCGGCCTCCTCCAGCACCGCGTCGACCAGATCCTCGCCGAGATCGCCGAAGACGCCCGCCTCGAGCGCGGGCCTCAGGCCGGCGACATGTTTCAGCGTGAAGGCGATATCCGCGACCGGTGCCCGATACATGCCTTGAACTCCTCCTCCGATGCAGGGCCGATCCTGCCGCGAGGCGCCACCGCATGGCAACCGCCATCTCGCCACGCCACGCTCGTTCGAACTACTTTTACGTAAACGTCAAACTTTGTCACGCGGATTTTGACGATGGC
The genomic region above belongs to Mesorhizobium terrae and contains:
- a CDS encoding acyl-CoA dehydrogenase, with the protein product MYRAPVADIAFTLKHVAGLRPALEAGVFGDLGEDLVDAVLEEAGRFATEEVAPLYQIGDETGAVLKDAAVTMPPGWKDLYRRWIEGGWNGLSGPEEFGGQALPNMLGVAALEMWNSAAMAFGLGPTLTMGAVEALHKHASDDLKAKYLAKLVSGEWMGTMNLTEPQAGSDLAALRSRAEPAGDGTYRIFGQKIFITYGEHDFTDNIVHLVLARLPDAPAGTRGISLFLVPKFLVGDDGALGARNDVFCSGIEHKLGIHASPTCTMIYGDGFGGTKPGAIGWLVGQENKGLACMFTMMNNARLAVGMQGVAVAEAAYQKALAYANERRQGKAADYTCEGMAPIVHHADVQRNLLTMKALTEIARSISYCCAHALDMAHAAEGDAACHWQDRANLLTPLAKAFSTDTGVDVASIGVQIHGGMGFIEETGAAAYYRDARIAPIYEGTNGIQAIDLVARKLPLGGGAHIHGYIDELKAVAAEIRTSNLPGFGRSADLLDRALADVVEATRFLQACTADGGMETALAGATPYLRLVSLAAGGAYLARGGLAGAEPRIALCRFFAENLLGETAALKDRVVGGADSLAAAARALVTA
- a CDS encoding crotonase/enoyl-CoA hydratase family protein gives rise to the protein MTDQIIVERRGAVQIIRMNRPDKKNALTRAMYLAMLAALTEADADPAIRVSVFLGVPGAFSAGNDMADFLAMATGGDGGRDVWDFLHVLAKFGKPLLSGVDGIAVGIGTTLNLHCDLTFATPRTVFRTPFVDLGLVPEAASSLIVPRIVGRQDAFALLALGEGFSAERAKAAGLIYEIVAEDALEATVLAKAEEIAAKPPQALRIARDLLLGRRDEVVARIDEEGRHFAERLKSDEARAAFVAFMNRKK